The stretch of DNA CGATCATGGGTGCAACCGCGAGCACAAGGCCATTGGAATAGTGGGATTTTCCTTGTGTTACAGGCCTTCTGGTGAGTTCCGTCATGTCTCGTTCGATCTCGTTTTCTGCCTTTTGCGCCCGTTTTGACATGCCAATGCTACGGCGTAGCACTTGCAGGAGGTTTTGTAGCACTCTAATGCCGCCGGTAGCCATCACTATCAACCCGAGCCTGCGCTGATACAGGGCCGCTTTTTTGAAGCCGAACTAACGAATAGTTGCCCGCGTCTGCATTCAAAGCAGCTCGCTTTTTCGGCCGTTCTTTGACACTATACGTCACGCTTTCTCATTGACTGAAACGGGGCGGCCGCCCGCTTCGCTCCCGATGTCACGGCAACCTTGCTGGTCGGCCAGCGTTTCACGCCGAGTTTGGCCCGGAGAAGAACAAATGAACCTGCAGAAGATCTACACCGCATTGCTCACCGCAGACCTTGCGGCGGCCGAAGGCTGGTATACGAAGCTGCTCGGTCGTGGACCGGATTATCGGCCAATGGACACGCTGGTGCAGTGGGAGCTCTTTAATCAGGGCGGGTTAGCGCTTTCAACCGACGACGAGATCGCCGGCAGGGGCGTGATGTTCCTTGTCGTCGACGATGTCGCGGCCGAGCGCCGCAGGCTGCAGGGCGTGGGGATCGTGCTCGGGGACGACATTGAGGGCGACTACTCGACGCTGGCGCAGGTGCGTGATCCTGACGGCAACCTGCTCACGCTAGCGACGCCGCCCTCGCGGCCCTATCCGCTCGCATGACCGCGATGAAGGCTGGCTCATTGCGCGCGATCTTGCCGGCCGAAAGATCGAGGCTCGCCGGAACTGCGATCTGCTAGTGCCCTCGCTGCTGGCGCGGCACGGACGGAACTCGGCACTCGATGCGGTCGCCATTGCGGTCGAGGCCAATGACAAGAGATCATGAAGTTCGAGAAATCATCTGCAACTGCGTTCGGTACTGAATGCTGGGTGGCCGCCGGTCAAGGTTAGATCGAATGCACCGCCAATTGCGGCTTGGGCTCGCCTTTCCCCTCTCTTTGAGCGTGCTTGAGAAGTGCATTCTCAGCATGACTCTGGTATGGATTCATTGGGTGTCGGTTTGTTTCGGAGGCCGACACGATGGACGCTGAACATAGATTGGCGCGCAGCCGTGGAACGCGGGCTGGATACGCATTGTAAGGAAGATCGTTTCGACCGATTTCAGGTTAGGCCATGAATCAGGAAATCCGGCTTTTTGGCGCTATTGCGGTCCGACCCGCCGTCCTCGCTCTCATATCCCAGTTCGAAACGGCCACAGGATTGACAGTTGCGGTCAAGTGGGAACTCAATCCGACGGTAAAGAAGCAGATTGAAGCTGGGGAACCTTTTGACCTCGTCATCATCAATCCGAACCTGGTTCAGGATCTGACCGCCTTGGGAAAAGTCAAGGCGGGAAGCCAGGTAGCGTTCGGCCGGATAGCAATGGGGGTGGCGGCCAAGGCAGGCAGTCGACCGCTCAACATTGGGTCCGTAGGAGCATTCGAACATGCGTTGAAGAGCGCCAGATCAATCGCCTACGCCAGTGAAGGAACCAGCGGTGGCTACTTCTCCGGTTTGCTGGAACGCTTGGGAATAGCGGATGAGGTAAAGCCCAAGCTGGTGGCCGTACCAGGAGGGCAGACAGCGTCGGCCGTAGGCCGTGGGGAAGCCGAGCTGGCGGTCGTTCCCGTGACTTCGATTCTTGCAGCCGCTCCCCAGGTCATACTTGTCGGTCGGTTTCCGGCAGAACTCCAAAGTTACGTTGACTTCGCCATTGGAATTAGCGCCGATTCAACGGACGCAGAAGCTGCCAAGCAGCTGTCGGAATTTCTGATGTCGACAGCCGTTGATGACATCTTGGTGGCAATGGGCGTCGAGCGCCGCTAAAGCGCGCTTGATAACACGGTGGCAGGTCGTGCGGCAGAAACCGGCACGCAGGAAGTAAACGCCGCCGCCCCCCGGGCTCGGCTTTTGGAAGCATCGGCGCGATCAGCGCCCACTGCCCATCCGCCAGGTGCGTCGCGTATGGACAAGTCGCGTAAAGCGCCTCACGATCAGGCTGCGTGAAATATTGAGACGTATGATGTCCACTGTGAAGACCGGTTCAAGGATCTCTCAGGCAACGGGTTTTTATGATGCTCCGGCGAATTGCCAGAGCTGCCTAATTTGATCTTATGGAGCCGTGGGCTTCCGCCGCCATGTCGCTCCCAGTCTAGTCGATCATCGGCGCAACGGCGAACACGGGGGCCATTGGGTGCCACTTGCCGTCCGCCACAGAGATCTTACCGCCTTTTCGCTGTCGCCCCGCTGCTCCGAACCGGAGCATGGTGCGCTTAGCTCGCGCGGTACGAGGGCTCATAGCGAAGAAATAGGTCCAAGGCCAGCTTGCGTCGCAGCTGCATCGCTCAAGCCGCAATGAGCAGGAGCACGTAGGCGATGACGGTCACCATCAGCCCACGGAAGGCAAAGGTCACGCAGCGGTACTTTCCACGCGCGATGGCCGAGAGAATATCGGCATTGTTCAGGTACTCGTTGAAAAGATAGACCTCGTCCCGGCGCTGCGCCGCATCCCAGAAGCGATGGCGGTGCTTGCCCCAGGAGCCCCAGAACAGGGAGGTCGACTTGTTCACGTGGCGCGGCAGAACTACGAGGATGGCCGATATGATTGAAAAGACCGAGGCCGCGGCAAGCAATCCCGAGAAAAGCATGCTTTGCTGATAACCGTTCACATAGCGCTCCAAGGTAAATACGCTGCGTACATCGCTTGAACTTACCAAAAAGGCGAGCATAAAAGTAAAGATATACGCGGCTTTCTGGTCAGAAATCTTGATCTGGTCGTAAAAGATATCGTTGATTTTCTTTATGTGATCAAAATACTCTGCACCGATATCCTCCGTCGAAGGCCCACTCCTCATAAGCTCTGCCGCACTTTCAAAATCCGTCACGTTCTCAACTCCAGCCCAAAAGTGTTTCCGTGATATTACACTTCACAGCCAAAGCAATAGCGCGGATGCAGCGCATCTTGACTTTTCAACTTCATATAGACAAACGCTTTAGACATGAGGGGTAGATTCATCAGTTCCATGTCCGCCGTTACGGCGTTGAGCGTGGCGGCGTGCTGTCTTGCGCGGCCGGCAGCCGCTGAACCCGTACAGCGCGCGGCACCGGCCGCAGGCTCCGTCATCGACCGCAAGGTCGGCGAGGAAGTCCGCTTCGTCGACCTGTCGAACTGGCAAAATGTCGACCTGCACCAGGAGCTGCTGGGCGGTGACGTGCTGCGTACCAATGCCACCGGCCAGCTCGCGGTCCTATTCGCGGACCGCACGCAGGTACGCCTCGGCCGGAATTCGTCGCTGCAGGTCAAACAGATGGCGCCGGCGGGCGATACGATCCTCAACCTCCAATCCGGCACGATGTGGGCCCGCGCCCAGCGCGGCGGATCGGGCCTGACCGTTCAGACACCGGCCGCGGCAGCCGCCATCCGAGGCACCGACTGGACGCTGACGGTCAAGGGCGACCAGACCTCGCTGATCGTGCTGGAAGGCCGCGTGGAGCTGAAGAACGAGCACGGCAGCGTCGAGGTTGCGCAGGGCGAAGCGGCCGTCGCCACCATCGGCCAGGCGCCGCGCAAGCTCGTCATCGTTGCGCCGGACGACCGCGAGCAGATGCTGTTCTACCTGACGCTGCGCAGCGGCTTCACCTTCATGCCCGCCTCGCCGCTGACCGTGCAGAAAATGCGCAGCGAACGCCTTCGCATCAATAACAAGCCGCCGCAGAGCCGGACGGCGGAAGACTGGCTGACGCTCGCCGAAGTGCAGCTGACGATCGACGGCCGCGCTGCCGCCTTGCAGTCGCTTGCCAGGGCGCGCGCTCTTGGCCTCTCCTCAAGCCAAAGCGCTCGGGCTGACATGATCGAGGCACTCATTGCAGGCGCTGAAAAACGCTATACGGACTCAGCCCGTCTGTTTGCCAGGGCCCAACCCCGCCTCGACTCAGAACGCCGCGGCGTGGCTGCCTATGGTGCCTATTACGCCCGCTCCCTTCTCAATCCCAATCGCGTAGAAAATCAGCCTGCAAGAACAACGGGGCGATATGCCGAAGTGATGAGGGCATACACTGCGGGCTTCCTCGAAGACATTCCGGCAGCGATCGAAGTGATCAAGGGCGCCGAAAAGCAACATCCGAGCGACTCGACCCTTCCGGCGCTGCGTGCGCTGCTCTCGTTGCTGATCGATGATCGGATGCAGATGAAGGAGGCGATCGACCGGTCGCTTGCTATCGACCCGACCGATCCGAACGCGCTTGAGGCGCGTGCCAAATACCGTGCAGGTTACGAGAGCGACA from Rhizobium sp. 007 encodes:
- a CDS encoding VOC family protein; the protein is MNLQKIYTALLTADLAAAEGWYTKLLGRGPDYRPMDTLVQWELFNQGGLALSTDDEIAGRGVMFLVVDDVAAERRRLQGVGIVLGDDIEGDYSTLAQVRDPDGNLLTLATPPSRPYPLA
- a CDS encoding substrate-binding domain-containing protein is translated as MNQEIRLFGAIAVRPAVLALISQFETATGLTVAVKWELNPTVKKQIEAGEPFDLVIINPNLVQDLTALGKVKAGSQVAFGRIAMGVAAKAGSRPLNIGSVGAFEHALKSARSIAYASEGTSGGYFSGLLERLGIADEVKPKLVAVPGGQTASAVGRGEAELAVVPVTSILAAAPQVILVGRFPAELQSYVDFAIGISADSTDAEAAKQLSEFLMSTAVDDILVAMGVERR
- a CDS encoding Pycsar system effector family protein encodes the protein MTDFESAAELMRSGPSTEDIGAEYFDHIKKINDIFYDQIKISDQKAAYIFTFMLAFLVSSSDVRSVFTLERYVNGYQQSMLFSGLLAAASVFSIISAILVVLPRHVNKSTSLFWGSWGKHRHRFWDAAQRRDEVYLFNEYLNNADILSAIARGKYRCVTFAFRGLMVTVIAYVLLLIAA